Proteins from a single region of Cystobacter fuscus DSM 2262:
- a CDS encoding Na+/H+ antiporter, with product MHVFEIIIALLLAGAGLTALSQRIGTPYPAMVALAGAALALVPGTPTLVLDPELALTLFVAPVLLDAAFDASPRDLRANWRTVAGLALGAVALTIVVVAGVARLLVPGMPWAVAVALGAIVAPPDAAAATAVLKQLRPPHRLLVILEGESLFNDASALLIYRLAVGATLAGTLSGTGVIPLLLVVTVGSVVLGFVLSRVMLLVTPRIHDVAIAVVVQFCGTFAVWMLAERLHLSGILTVVVFAMATARRAADIIPARVRIPSYAVWEFAVFVLNVLAFILVGFQLKAILGRLDSSTLLEYAGVAGAVCVATILARIAWVSGAAAFSRWRCRPAPDGTAGPHDTVALSKRAAAVVGWCGMRGIVTLAAALALPTGGSDGPAFPYRDLVLFTAFSVVLGTLVVQGMTLRPLLNMLQLEDDGSVEREVRLARVETLRAALSATSAELPGEELSGLLRRRYELMLRRAEAELASNGNASHGAAESDGRAFNVDAAAIARRATSAERHRLLALRADGTIGDAAFQRVEQELDLEELDLQQLAPGAHPEGAS from the coding sequence ATGCACGTCTTCGAGATCATCATCGCGTTGTTGCTCGCCGGCGCGGGCCTCACCGCGCTGTCCCAACGCATCGGGACTCCCTACCCGGCGATGGTGGCACTGGCCGGCGCCGCCCTGGCGCTCGTGCCCGGCACGCCGACATTGGTCCTGGATCCCGAACTCGCGCTCACGCTCTTCGTCGCGCCGGTGCTGCTGGATGCCGCCTTCGATGCGTCCCCGCGCGACCTCCGGGCCAACTGGCGGACCGTCGCCGGCCTCGCCCTTGGCGCCGTCGCCCTCACCATCGTCGTCGTCGCGGGGGTGGCCCGCCTGCTCGTACCCGGCATGCCCTGGGCCGTCGCGGTCGCGCTCGGCGCGATCGTCGCGCCCCCTGACGCGGCGGCCGCCACCGCCGTCCTCAAGCAGCTCCGTCCGCCGCATCGGCTCCTCGTCATCCTCGAGGGCGAGAGCCTCTTCAACGACGCGAGCGCGCTGTTGATCTACCGTCTCGCCGTCGGCGCGACGCTCGCGGGCACGCTGTCGGGGACAGGCGTCATTCCCCTGCTCCTCGTCGTCACCGTGGGCAGCGTGGTGCTCGGGTTCGTGCTGTCGCGGGTCATGCTCCTGGTGACCCCGCGGATACACGACGTCGCCATCGCGGTCGTCGTGCAGTTCTGCGGGACGTTCGCGGTCTGGATGCTCGCCGAGCGGCTCCATCTCTCCGGCATCCTCACCGTGGTCGTCTTCGCGATGGCGACCGCCCGTCGCGCCGCGGACATCATCCCGGCTCGCGTCCGGATTCCCTCGTACGCGGTCTGGGAGTTCGCCGTGTTCGTGTTGAACGTGCTCGCCTTCATCCTCGTCGGGTTCCAGCTCAAGGCGATCCTCGGCCGGCTCGACTCGAGCACGCTCCTGGAGTACGCGGGCGTCGCGGGCGCGGTGTGCGTCGCGACGATCCTCGCGCGCATCGCCTGGGTGTCGGGCGCCGCGGCCTTCAGTCGCTGGCGGTGTCGTCCAGCGCCGGACGGCACGGCGGGGCCTCACGACACGGTGGCCCTGTCGAAGCGCGCCGCGGCGGTCGTCGGGTGGTGCGGCATGCGAGGGATCGTGACGCTCGCCGCGGCGCTCGCCCTTCCGACTGGCGGGTCCGACGGGCCCGCGTTTCCCTACCGCGACCTGGTCCTGTTCACCGCGTTCTCCGTCGTGCTCGGCACCCTCGTCGTCCAGGGGATGACGCTGCGCCCCCTCCTCAACATGCTCCAACTCGAGGACGACGGCTCGGTGGAGCGAGAGGTGCGGCTCGCCCGTGTCGAGACGTTGCGCGCCGCGCTCTCGGCCACCTCGGCCGAGCTGCCCGGAGAGGAGCTGTCGGGGCTGCTGCGTCGCCGCTACGAGCTCATGCTCCGGCGCGCCGAAGCGGAGCTGGCCAGCAATGGCAACGCGTCTCACGGGGCGGCAGAAAGTGACGGCCGCGCGTTCAACGTCGACGCGGCGGCCATCGCGCGCAGGGCCACCTCGGCCGAGCGGCATCGGCTCCTCGCGCTGCGGGCGGACGGCACCATCGGCGATGCGGCCTTCCAGCGAGTCGAGCAGGAGCTCGACCTGGAGGAGTTGGACTTGCAGCAGCTCGCCCCCGGCGCCCATCCCGAGGGGGCTTCGTGA
- a CDS encoding aldo/keto reductase: protein MQKRQLGKSGLEVSAIGLGCMGLSYGYGPATDRQEAIKLIQTAFARGVTFFDTAEAYGPYENEELLGEALAPFRNQVVIATKFGFEFDSNGGQSGMNSRPEHIKQVAEAALERLKTDRIDLFYQHRVDPNVPIEEVAGAVKELIREGKVKHFGLSEASAQTIRRAHAVQPVTALQSEYSLWWREPEKELLPTLEELGIGFVPFSPLGKGFLTGAISESTTFDSKDFRNIVPRFTPEARKANQALVDLLGAIADRKQVTRAQLALAWLLVQKPWIVPIPGTTKLNRLDENVGAAAVELTPEELRDIAGALSQSAVQGDRYPPHLQARVGR, encoded by the coding sequence ATGCAAAAGCGTCAATTGGGAAAGAGCGGACTGGAAGTTTCGGCCATCGGCCTCGGCTGCATGGGACTGAGCTATGGCTATGGCCCGGCAACGGACAGGCAGGAAGCCATCAAGCTGATCCAGACGGCCTTCGCGCGCGGCGTCACCTTCTTCGACACCGCCGAGGCCTACGGCCCCTACGAGAACGAGGAACTCCTGGGCGAAGCCCTTGCCCCCTTCCGGAACCAGGTGGTGATCGCCACCAAGTTCGGCTTCGAATTCGATTCCAATGGCGGACAGAGCGGCATGAACAGCCGGCCGGAGCACATCAAGCAAGTCGCCGAGGCGGCGCTCGAGCGGCTCAAGACCGACCGGATCGATCTCTTCTATCAGCATCGCGTCGATCCGAACGTGCCGATCGAGGAGGTCGCGGGCGCGGTGAAGGAGCTCATCCGCGAGGGCAAGGTCAAGCACTTCGGATTGTCCGAAGCAAGCGCGCAGACGATCCGGCGCGCTCACGCGGTCCAGCCAGTCACCGCCCTCCAGAGCGAATACTCCCTGTGGTGGCGAGAACCCGAGAAGGAGCTCCTCCCGACCCTGGAGGAGCTCGGCATCGGGTTCGTTCCCTTCAGCCCTCTGGGCAAGGGCTTCCTCACGGGCGCGATCAGCGAGAGCACGACGTTCGACAGCAAGGACTTCCGCAACATCGTCCCGCGCTTCACGCCGGAGGCCCGAAAGGCAAACCAGGCCCTGGTTGATCTTCTCGGCGCGATCGCGGACCGGAAGCAGGTGACACGTGCCCAGCTCGCGCTCGCCTGGCTGCTGGTCCAGAAGCCGTGGATTGTTCCCATTCCGGGGACCACGAAGCTGAACCGTCTGGACGAGAACGTCGGAGCGGCGGCCGTCGAGCTGACGCCCGAGGAACTCCGCGACATCGCGGGTGCCCTCTCCCAGAGCGCGGTGCAAGGGGATCGCTATCCCCCGCACCTTCAGGCAAGAGTCGGTCGCTGA
- a CDS encoding alcohol dehydrogenase catalytic domain-containing protein, which produces MLTVNAYAATAATKPLGPTTIQRRDLGPHDVLIEIKFCGICHSDIHHARSEWGSSTYPVVPGHEIAGIVAQVDSQVTRHAVGDRVGVGCMVASCGDCANCRKGEEQHCLKGMTPTYGGIGKDGQFTHGGYSTHIVVTEDFVLKIPEGIGLDAAAPLLCAGITTYAPLRHWGAGPGKKVAVVGVAATELVLTSAETAELDAAVPPGATAGPRYSPQQMAQIDR; this is translated from the coding sequence ATGCTCACCGTCAATGCCTACGCGGCCACGGCCGCGACCAAGCCCCTCGGTCCGACGACCATCCAGCGCCGTGACCTCGGCCCGCACGACGTCCTCATCGAGATCAAGTTCTGCGGCATCTGCCACTCCGACATCCACCACGCTCGCAGTGAGTGGGGTTCGTCGACCTACCCCGTCGTCCCCGGCCACGAGATCGCCGGGATCGTCGCCCAGGTCGACTCCCAGGTCACCCGGCACGCCGTTGGCGACCGCGTCGGCGTCGGCTGCATGGTCGCCTCCTGCGGCGACTGCGCGAACTGCCGCAAGGGTGAGGAGCAGCACTGCCTCAAGGGAATGACCCCGACCTACGGCGGCATCGGGAAGGATGGCCAGTTCACCCACGGCGGCTATTCCACCCACATCGTCGTGACCGAGGACTTCGTCCTCAAGATTCCCGAGGGCATCGGGCTCGACGCCGCCGCGCCGCTGCTGTGCGCCGGCATCACCACGTACGCGCCGCTGCGTCATTGGGGCGCCGGTCCCGGCAAGAAGGTGGCCGTCGTCGGCGTGGCCGCAACGGAGCTGGTGCTCACCTCGGCCGAGACCGCGGAGCTCGACGCGGCCGTCCCGCCCGGCGCGACCGCGGGCCCGCGCTACAGCCCGCAGCAGATGGCGCAAATCGACCGCTGA
- a CDS encoding NADP-dependent malic enzyme, with amino-acid sequence MAMDEDFRKAALDYHRLPRPGKLTIEPTKRMATQRDLALAYSPGVAAACEAIVADPDAARDLTARGNLVGVITNGTAVLGLGSIGPLAGKPVMEGKAVLFKKFAGIDVFDIEVDATDPERFVDVVSSLEPTFGGINLEDIKAPECFVIERALRARMKIPVFHDDQHGTAIVCAAAIRNGLVLQGKKLEEIKLVTSGAGAAALACVDLLVEMGLPVANVTLTDIKGVVHADRGDEMAPNMARYAHKTTARTLPEVLGGADVFLGLSAPRVLKAEWLHLLAPKPIILALANPEPEIRPDAAMEARPDAIVATGRSDFPNQVNNVLCFPFVFRGALDVGATEINEPMKRAAAEAIAELARVEANEVVAQAYGGAAHVFGPKYIIPKPFDPRLILKIAPAVAKAAMDSGVARRPIANFEAYQHDLELFVYRSGQLMRPVFEVARRTPRRVAYAEGEDDRVLRAVQSVVDEQIAQPVLIGRRRVITERIKELGLRLEIGRDVRVVDPNEDTDVIQPLIKRYQTLVDRKGVPLDAAARRVVRRPTVAAAMLLESGQVDATLCGGRDDWGRHMTYVLPIIPKRQDVGRIYALSALILQNGALFFCDTHVNIDPTAEQIAEMTLLAADAVRRFGVTPKAALLSHSSFGAGNSQSAIKMRQALKLVRQRAPELEVDGEMHADAALSETLRHRLVSHSPLTGSANLLVMPTLDAANIAMTLLSAATEALLVGPLLLGISKPIQVLVPRVTARGIVNMTALAAAQAHVMEQGSPR; translated from the coding sequence ATGGCGATGGACGAGGATTTTCGCAAAGCGGCGCTCGACTACCACCGGCTGCCCCGGCCCGGAAAGCTGACGATCGAGCCGACCAAGCGCATGGCCACCCAGCGCGACCTGGCACTGGCCTACTCCCCCGGCGTGGCGGCCGCGTGCGAGGCGATCGTCGCCGACCCCGATGCCGCGCGCGACCTGACGGCCCGCGGCAACCTCGTGGGCGTCATCACCAACGGCACCGCCGTGCTGGGCCTGGGCAGCATCGGTCCGCTCGCCGGCAAGCCCGTCATGGAGGGCAAGGCCGTCCTCTTCAAGAAGTTCGCCGGCATCGACGTCTTCGACATCGAGGTGGACGCCACCGACCCCGAGCGCTTCGTGGACGTGGTCTCCTCGCTCGAGCCCACTTTCGGTGGCATCAACCTCGAGGACATCAAGGCCCCCGAGTGCTTCGTCATCGAGCGTGCCCTGCGCGCGCGCATGAAGATCCCCGTCTTCCATGACGACCAGCACGGCACCGCCATCGTGTGCGCGGCCGCCATCCGCAACGGGCTCGTGCTCCAGGGCAAGAAGCTCGAGGAGATCAAGCTCGTCACCTCCGGCGCGGGCGCCGCGGCGCTCGCGTGCGTGGACCTGCTCGTGGAGATGGGGCTGCCCGTCGCCAACGTCACCCTCACGGACATCAAGGGCGTGGTCCACGCGGACCGGGGCGACGAGATGGCGCCCAACATGGCCCGCTACGCGCACAAGACCACCGCGCGCACCCTGCCCGAGGTGCTCGGCGGGGCGGACGTGTTCCTGGGCCTGTCCGCGCCGCGCGTGCTCAAGGCCGAGTGGCTGCACCTGCTCGCCCCCAAGCCCATCATCCTCGCGCTCGCCAACCCCGAGCCGGAGATCCGCCCGGACGCCGCCATGGAGGCCCGCCCCGACGCCATCGTCGCCACGGGCCGCTCGGACTTCCCCAACCAGGTCAACAACGTCCTGTGCTTCCCCTTCGTCTTCCGCGGCGCGCTGGACGTGGGCGCCACGGAGATCAACGAGCCCATGAAGCGCGCGGCCGCCGAGGCCATCGCGGAGCTCGCCCGGGTGGAGGCCAACGAGGTGGTGGCCCAGGCCTATGGCGGCGCGGCGCACGTCTTCGGGCCCAAGTACATCATCCCCAAGCCGTTCGACCCGCGGCTCATCCTGAAGATCGCCCCGGCGGTGGCCAAGGCGGCCATGGACTCGGGCGTGGCGCGCCGGCCCATCGCGAACTTCGAGGCCTACCAGCACGACCTGGAGCTGTTCGTCTACCGCTCGGGTCAGCTCATGCGGCCGGTGTTCGAGGTGGCCCGCCGCACGCCCCGGCGCGTGGCGTACGCGGAAGGGGAGGATGATCGCGTGCTGCGCGCGGTGCAGAGCGTGGTGGACGAGCAGATCGCCCAGCCCGTGCTCATCGGCCGGCGCCGGGTCATCACCGAGCGCATCAAGGAGCTGGGGCTGCGGCTGGAGATCGGCCGGGACGTGCGCGTGGTGGATCCGAACGAGGACACCGACGTCATCCAGCCGCTCATCAAGCGCTACCAGACACTGGTGGATCGCAAGGGCGTGCCGCTCGACGCCGCCGCGCGCCGGGTGGTGCGCCGGCCCACGGTGGCCGCCGCCATGCTCCTGGAGTCGGGCCAGGTCGACGCGACGCTGTGTGGCGGCCGGGATGACTGGGGCCGGCACATGACGTACGTGCTGCCCATCATCCCCAAGCGCCAGGACGTGGGCCGCATCTACGCGCTCTCGGCCCTCATCCTGCAGAACGGCGCGCTGTTCTTCTGCGACACCCACGTCAACATCGATCCCACCGCCGAGCAGATCGCCGAGATGACGCTGCTGGCCGCCGATGCCGTGCGCCGCTTCGGCGTCACCCCCAAGGCCGCGCTGCTGTCGCACTCGAGCTTCGGCGCCGGCAACTCCCAGTCCGCCATCAAGATGCGCCAGGCGCTCAAGCTGGTGCGCCAGCGCGCCCCGGAGCTCGAGGTCGACGGCGAGATGCACGCCGACGCGGCGCTCAGTGAGACGCTGCGCCACCGGCTCGTGTCCCACAGCCCGCTGACGGGCTCGGCCAACCTGCTCGTCATGCCCACGCTGGACGCGGCCAACATCGCCATGACGCTCTTGTCCGCGGCCACCGAGGCGCTGCTGGTGGGACCGTTGCTCCTGGGCATCTCCAAGCC
- a CDS encoding LysR family transcriptional regulator has protein sequence MNTALLPQLQVFLVVARLRSFSGAARELGVSTPAVSQSVRQLEEQLRVVLLTRTTRSVSLTEAGRRLVEGAGPALGQALATLTEVSAQPGETVGRVRLSVPRAAVPSVITPVVPTFRARHPRVEVEVVIEERFVDIVAEGYDAGVRLSEAIERDMVQVRLTDAFRFVVVGAPSYLERHGTPERPEDLLRHECITFRMRSTGALYAWELERGRRNWRVPVRGGVVTNDNQLSVSLAEEGLGLAYALEPMVKEQLGSGRLVRVLESYAPTVPGFFLYFPSRAQRSPALRLFVDAARELARLAA, from the coding sequence ATGAATACGGCTCTCCTCCCGCAACTCCAAGTGTTCCTCGTCGTGGCGCGCCTGCGCAGCTTCAGCGGCGCGGCGCGCGAGCTGGGCGTCTCCACCCCCGCGGTGAGCCAATCGGTGCGGCAGCTCGAGGAGCAGTTGCGCGTGGTGCTGCTCACCCGCACCACGCGCAGCGTGTCGCTGACGGAGGCGGGCAGGCGGCTCGTGGAGGGCGCGGGCCCGGCGCTGGGACAGGCGCTCGCCACCCTCACCGAGGTGTCCGCTCAACCGGGAGAGACGGTGGGCCGGGTGCGGCTGTCGGTGCCGCGGGCGGCGGTGCCCTCCGTCATCACCCCGGTGGTGCCCACCTTTCGCGCGCGTCACCCTCGGGTGGAGGTGGAGGTCGTCATCGAGGAGCGCTTCGTGGACATCGTGGCGGAGGGCTACGACGCGGGCGTGCGGCTGAGCGAGGCCATCGAGCGCGACATGGTGCAGGTGCGGCTCACCGACGCCTTCCGCTTCGTGGTGGTGGGAGCCCCCAGCTACCTCGAGCGCCATGGGACGCCCGAGCGCCCCGAGGATCTACTGCGCCACGAGTGCATCACCTTCCGCATGCGGAGCACTGGGGCGCTCTATGCCTGGGAGTTGGAGCGGGGCCGCAGGAACTGGCGCGTGCCGGTGCGCGGGGGCGTGGTCACCAACGACAACCAGCTGAGCGTATCCCTGGCGGAGGAGGGCCTGGGGCTGGCGTACGCCCTCGAGCCGATGGTGAAGGAGCAGCTAGGCTCCGGACGACTCGTGCGGGTGCTCGAGTCCTACGCGCCCACGGTGCCCGGCTTCTTCCTCTACTTCCCCAGCCGTGCGCAGCGCTCCCCGGCGCTGCGCCTCTTCGTGGACGCGGCCAGGGAGCTGGCCAGGCTCGCGGCGTGA